CCAATACAGCACCATCGCCACCGCCGCCAGCAGGAACGAGTTCCAGATGTATTGGTTCAGCAGCGTGCTGACCGGGATCTGATACTGCAGCGAAAAACCGAGATCGCCCTGCAGCAGCCGGCCGAGCCAGTGCAGGTAGCGGCTGAACAACGGCTGATCCAACCCGTAAAGCGCCCGCAGCTCGGCGGCGCGTTGCGCGGTCAGGTTGATGTTGCCGTCGATAAAGTCGCCGGGCGCCAGGGCGAAGATGCAAAAAATCAGCAAGGAAGCCAACAGCAGCATCGGGATAGTCTGCAACAGACGGCGCAGGATAAAATTTCTCATCGCGATTTCCATCGCCGCCGCCCGGAGTGGCGCGGCGGCGTCAGGGCGTTACGGCGCCGGTTTGACGTTCGGCAGGCTGCCGACCAAGCCGTTGTAGATATCCGGTTTAAAGCCGGTGACGCGCGCGCTGCTGGCGCTCAAAATCTCGCGGTTGCCGAGCAGGATCACCGGCGGATCGTCCGCCAGCGCCTGATACAGCTGGTGGTACAGCGGCTTGCGCTGGGCGATATCCAGCGTGGCGTTGGCTCTGGCGATCAGCGCGTCCACCTGCGGGTTGTTATAGCCGGTCTCGCTCTCGCGGCTGATGAAATCGCGCACGCCGTCGTGCGGGTCGTTCAGCGTGCTGGTGCTGAGAGACGCCAGGTCATAATTACCCGCCTTGCGCTGCGCCAGCAGCGCGTTGAAATCCAGTACCTGTGGCTTGAGCACCACGCCGAGCCGGCGGTAGTTGTCTTTGGCAATCGGCACCAGCGCATCGTTGATCAACTTTTTGGTCACCAGCAGCGTCAGCTCCAGCTTCTTACCGTCTTTTTGCCGAATGCCGTCCGCGCCCACTCGCCAACCGGCCTCGTCCAACAGTTTCCCGGCCTTATCGAGATCGTAAGCGTAGGGATTGATGCCGTTCGCGTCATAGGCCCAGGAGATCGGCGAGATCGGCTGGTTGGCGACCTTGCCGTAACCCTGGTACACCACGGCGATCAGTTTTTGCCGATCCAGGCCGTAGATCAGCGCCTGGCGCACCCGTTTGTCCTGCAGCGCCGGGCGCTTGAGGTTGAAATCGATGCGGCTGTAGTCGCTTGAGCTGTAGAGGTTGATATTGGCGAAGCCGAGCAGCTTCAGCTGTTCGATATCGTCCGGCTTGGCGGTAAAAGCGTCGTAGTCGGTCTCGCCAGTCTGGAACAGTTGGAAGTTGGTGGCCGGATTGGTGACGCGGTAGATAAAGCGTGCCATCGGCGGCGCACCGAGATAGAAGTTCGGGTTGGCGTGGAAGCGGATTTCCTGCCCTGGCACATATTTATCGTAAATATAGGGGCCGTTGCCGAGCGGTTTGCCGTTGAAGGCGCGCACGCCGTCGAGCTTGCCGCGCTGATAGTCTTTGCCGTAGTAAGCCCGCGACAGCACCGGACCGCCGATCAGTTGCAACGTAGTCGCACCCGGTTGAGTGGTGACGATCTGAATGGTGCGATCGTCGATCACCTTCAGGCCGCTGATGCCTGAAGCGGTGCCGTTTTTATACTCGGCGCCGCCCTGGATGTGCGCCGGTGTGATGTCAGTGTCACCATCATAGGCCGGATCGTGCAGCAGCGTCAGGGTAAAGGCGATATCGTCGGCTTTCAGCGGCGAGCCGTCGCTGTAGACCAGGTTCGGCCGCAGCTTGATGGTGTAAGTCAGATTATCGGGGCTGACCTGCCAGGACTCCGCCAATCGCCCTTCTGGCTTGCCCTGGCTGTCCAGGCCAATCACGCGGCTGAAGATCACGTCGGTCACGTTCTCGTCCCAGCCGTTGGTGAACAGATACGGGTTGAAAATCCCTTGCGGCTCCGAGATACCCGCCACCACGGTGTCTTTGCGCAGCTTGGCGGCGGCCGGAACCCGAGCGGCGTCGCTGGCCGGCGTGATGCCTTCGGCCAGCGTTTCCGCCTGCGCACCGGCGCTCAGCCCCAGCGCGCAGACCAACGCCAGCGGCGTCAGCCGATAACGCAACAGTTTGT
The sequence above is drawn from the Serratia sp. FDAARGOS_506 genome and encodes:
- a CDS encoding ABC transporter substrate-binding protein — encoded protein: MSRIKNKLNKLLRYRLTPLALVCALGLSAGAQAETLAEGITPASDAARVPAAAKLRKDTVVAGISEPQGIFNPYLFTNGWDENVTDVIFSRVIGLDSQGKPEGRLAESWQVSPDNLTYTIKLRPNLVYSDGSPLKADDIAFTLTLLHDPAYDGDTDITPAHIQGGAEYKNGTASGISGLKVIDDRTIQIVTTQPGATTLQLIGGPVLSRAYYGKDYQRGKLDGVRAFNGKPLGNGPYIYDKYVPGQEIRFHANPNFYLGAPPMARFIYRVTNPATNFQLFQTGETDYDAFTAKPDDIEQLKLLGFANINLYSSSDYSRIDFNLKRPALQDKRVRQALIYGLDRQKLIAVVYQGYGKVANQPISPISWAYDANGINPYAYDLDKAGKLLDEAGWRVGADGIRQKDGKKLELTLLVTKKLINDALVPIAKDNYRRLGVVLKPQVLDFNALLAQRKAGNYDLASLSTSTLNDPHDGVRDFISRESETGYNNPQVDALIARANATLDIAQRKPLYHQLYQALADDPPVILLGNREILSASSARVTGFKPDIYNGLVGSLPNVKPAP